Part of the Vigna unguiculata cultivar IT97K-499-35 chromosome 3, ASM411807v1, whole genome shotgun sequence genome, TATTCCCTAAGGTGCTTGTTTCTACATCATAATCCTCATCGAGAATTCAACAATATGGTGACATAAATAAAGCCACACACTTCCATCTAACTCCACAAGCTATCACAATCCGTGACTGGTAGAGATTCTGAAAGCTACAAtacaaagaaggaaaagaagggAGAGAACTTgatccttttttcttttatcaccaAACTTGATcgttttggtttttgttttcttgacaCGATTCGAGGAGCAAGATCCAATGACTGCGAACACAAACACGACGCCGATCGTTGGGAAACTGTACTGTTCATCGTCTCAGACGGTGCATGTGGTGAGGAAGAGGCCACACGTGGTGAATGGTGGTGGTTTTGTGGTGATGGATTCTAGTGGCCAGAGGGTTTTGTTCAGAGTCGATGGTTGTGGTGTTCGTGGCAAAAAGGGAGACTTGATCCTCAGAGAAGGAGATGGAGACGCTTTGCTTCTCATGCTTCGGAAGGTATATATTTATCATCGATTTTGTAAGAgtgaattaaacttaaagttcACGAAAATAACATCGAAAAAGTTAACTTTGATGAAATGTGCAGGGAGGCATAGTTGAGGCCTTGAGCATTTACAAGAAGTGGAAAGGTTACAGTTTAGACTACGAAGGAACACGGAAACTAGTTTTCAGCTTGAGAGAACCCAATTCTTGTTTGTTTAAGAACAAGGCAATCAGAATCTTTACGAGGAACAGAGGGTGTGATTTTAAGATCAGTGGGTATTTCCCGGACAAGTGTTGTAGCATTGTAGACTCAAAAGGCAACGAGGTAGCACAGGTATGGGTTTGTTGAGTTCAGAATATGCATAACACAGTGTATATCAGATAAAAGTAGCATTGAGTTGTTGCTTAAATGTGGTGATTCATGATCTGTTTATTAGGTGAGGGTGATGAAGGAGGTGGAGGAGTTGGTGGAAAACAAGGATTTGTATCATGTGGTGGTGAAACCTGGGATGGATCAAGCTTTTGTTTTTGGAGTCATAGCTATTCTTGATCACATTTATGGGGAATCTACCCACTGCTGAATTCAGAACTCATCACATAACCAAATTGTGATTGAAGAATTTCTGAGAAAAGAATCATCAAATAGTTTACGATTAATTTGTCTTGTATATTGCGGAGAAATGTGGCTATTAAGGCAGTTTTCCTCGTATTAGAGGAGTTTGTCTTACATTGAATTTGTCTtgttaaataaaagaaacatccttctttaattgtttttcttgtttcGGTCCTTGCAGAAAGGGAACAGCGTATTAAAAAGGTAACAATATCCTTCTGCaactttttcttaataattttcctttttgctttctattcagaaaataatgtattcactattttaaaataaaaaaaattatgaaataatattataagaatttaaaaatatatgacgcgcaaattgtttatatatttttttatacgaCTGGTTTTTTTTATTGCTGGTTTATGTATGTACTTATTTTTTTGGAGTTTTGAGATGCATCCCAAAATCCATGAATTCGATTGCTTGCAGGGAAATGGGCTCCAAGCAATGTGGACCGTTACTTTAATGGCCCATGGAAAGGGCTATGCTTGATATTGTAAATATGGCTTTTACTTCCAACATCTCAACAATTTCTTTGTGCATActctcaaatttttaattatgggttgcaattatttacaaaattatttgaatagAGTTGTGGGTTAAAACTCGTAAGCCAATATAGTTTATTACGAATTCGAGTTGGGttgggttaaaaaaaattgtaaatttcaCTATGGACCAAAAATGGATTCATGCACTAAGAACCCGACTCATCCAAATTGAACAATGGTTAGTTAGGTTAGCTCACCAACCtagttaggaaaaaaaatatataaatcacaCTCCTCTCTTAACTTACTCCACCTACCAAAAACATAAgtaaaattttccttttaaaaaatggGAGAGAGGCTCACGCGTCCATGCATGTCACCTCAGTGACTCTCTACCTTTGTCACTTATTtcattagttattttatttctcttcttAAGGTAGTAAggtatattttgattttatttagattatgatttaggttattattttctaaaatgataagaaacaaatttttaaaatatgtttggaCTTTATTGAATTCTggttacatattaaaaaaaatgttagatggaaaaaaaatgtattttttaagttaagtGAGTCAACACGTTTAACTGATCAATCTGTAATAAATCAAGTTGAACTCAAATTTCTTGAACTCTCTAATAAATGGTAGGTTGGGTTAACTTATTATAATCCGTGATGAATTGAGTTGGATGATTCGTTTTAACACTTCTAAATATGATTCGTTGGAcacttttaaatttgaatgttATTTTATGAATTCTACCACTAATTTTCTTTCCCGACCCGTATCataaagtttttcaattttaacacATTTTGCTAATATGTTAAATCTCTAACGGAATAATGACGTATACAAAAGTTTTAAAGTAACAACAATTCAGCTTATTAGAAATTTAACAGATTGATGAaacgtaaaaaataaaaataaaaagatagtgATATCGTTAATTATTAACAatgattaaaaaagaaaatttctttttattttttataatcaatatttaGAAAAAGGAATGTTCTCAACGTCTCAATTAATTCGTCAAACTTCATTCAGATTAATTGGGAAACTTCTTATATATATTAGAAGTTTGtgtacaaattttattttataagctaGACTATTTCtagagttaaattaaatttaaattacactaTCATGAATATATAAAAGTAGTCTGTCCTGACGAGATATTTGGAGTTATTGTATCACATTCTAAGATTTATTTTAGTCCTAAGTTGATATGTTTGAAGATTTTGACTAAAGATAGGTGTTAGACTTAAATCCTGAGTTAATGGGCAAACTAAATGACATACGTAATTGGTATGATTATTTTCCGTACAAGTCTTGGTTTTTCTATATTGCATTCAAATGTTTCCATCGGTTCTAGGACAAAATATGGTGGCCTCCACTTCAGAGATTCCAcctttctgattttgtttttcttttttgctttgGGTTTAGCTTCTTCAAGAGCTTCTTTTTCCTTGACGGGATGATCCAGCACTGTTCGTGCGCTGAAAATTGGGCTTTGATGTTGATTTTACGGTGAAAATGAAGATAATGAAAGTCAAACTCTTCATCATGGTCTTTACACCTAAATGATCATCACCTAAGAATCAATTGACGTTGCCCAACATATATACCACCAAAATCAAACAAACCTATCAGATTAGATCATTATCAGTATAAATTGTGCAGCCTTTTGTCACATCAAATTTCATCCTAATACTAATTAACATGCTGTCCATTAAACAAGGGTAAATTACAAACCGGTAGATTAAATCAAACTTATTTAAGATGAATGATGTATCAAAATTATCTTAAACATATGATGAATATACCTTTATGAAAAGGTATGTTCAccttttgaaaacaatttgcTAAGATTCAATTTCTTTCATGCATCAATGAGACTCAGAAAAGAGAATGTTAGAAAGTttgtttatgtattattttagaCATACCCTTTTTTTGCTGTGAAATAAAAAACTGAACATAATGCCACTGACACTGTCCTTGTACTGTTCCTGCATATGCAAGTGTGGGCTCAAGTAATAGAGAGTGTCCAAATAAATTGACAGAAAGAAGAGTCTCTTATTTCGAAGCTCGTTAATGTTTATTGATCGTTGTGGTCAATGTAGGGTCACAGAAATCACGTAAAGGAAAACCAATGATGATTCGCACGTTTAGTTCCTGTTTAGCAGCTATGGTACGAGTAGAAAAATGGGGACAGAAGTTGGCTATGCTATTAAAAAGCTCTTCCTTATTGGATTAACTGGGCCATTTTTCCATTGAGGGTGGACATGCAGAATGCAGATTGATTTCATGACCACCATCAGAGGGTGTTAGGTAAACTACCTTTTAAACAAACtgtataattcaaaatcatTTCGGTGACCCATCAAATGATGGATACCATTCACTAAAACACTTCACCATTGTAGTTACAACCTATGAAACCAGAACACAATGATATTTCCGATTATTACCGGTGTATCGAACACCGGAAACGCCATTGTGTTCGGTATATCGGACACTGACATATTAcatatttatgatatatatgtcagtaaaatgttcaatttaaaagatattttttttatttaaaataattttgacatCACTTCAATATAATGTTAATAACTacaaatttaatgatttttcaaaaaattcataaatttatcaatttatcaCGTAGGTTTCTATTATGATTatcaaaataaggaaaaaatcttatatgatcattatttttcacttttctttatATTGGATAGatagattaaatttatttttgtgttaattgacAATGTGTTACTTCAAAATTTAAGActaatacatatatacataccgTGTTCTGTgttctatattttttcaatttaactttATCTTTGTGTCTGGGTCTGTATCCAGATTTCATAGGTTCCTACCGTATCCAATAATTTTACATAAGAGAtgttttttaaagataaatagaCTTTAAAATATACACTACATCGGATACATGGTAATGTTATTCTGTAGGTTTGGGATCGGACTGTTAAGAGAGGGCGCTAATTTACGGGGTAATATGATTCTTAGAAAATACTCTTCTTCACATGAAAAACAAGTGTATTTATGTGagtgtatattttttttcaatctttctGTAGTTTGTTACCTTGTGAAGAATAATACTTTGCATTTATTATTGCCTTTGATTCTGGTTTTGAACAAACTCATCTCATCTCGATGCTTATTTGCTTCTAACATTCGTTTATCATCTGCTTTCTAGCATTAAATTAAGATAATCCTCATGCTGTCTAGGTATGTATCAAGATCTGTAACTGAGTAATTGTTGTTAGACACCACAATACGCGACCTTGTAAGTCGTTGactctattaatttttttaatgtaccTATATGTAGTAAAATAGCAGATGATTTTGGTATTTTACTCTAACCGAAACACGTAAACACAAACTTTGAATATGTGTTAGAGCAAAGTTAACGGGATGGAAGATACGTAAAGTGAATGAGctcttgtttaaatatttttatctttttacgtTCTTCAAGTCTTCAATAAAAACACGCAAATGGCAATAAAACGACAtataatgtaattaataatattccGATTTGTTGGATGTGTACACTGACCCCATTATGATCTTTGTCGGTTTCGGTGTATATGATGTTACAATTTGCAGAAAACTCCTGGAGAAGATGCACCCCGAAGATTCACATCAGACACAACACAACCATGATGTTCTTTGAGAATGGTGTGCTCTGATAAAAATACTAATGGCAAAGGTTTCAAGTGGATGATGGCACTGTAAAAGTTACAAAATGTTACACCCCTGAATGCATGAATTGCAAAGCAATGCAATTCGGGTATGAAAAAGGCAATGCATCACAAGGCATTCAGATAGAAACACAAGAAAAGgaacaaaagatgaaagatgTGCAACTTTGTGCAGTTTCACTCCACTCCAGTCCAGTGCATTTTTTCTGTGACGCAAATTCTAATCTAAACTTTTTGTAGCTTGGAAATGCTAAACTTTTCCAACAAAAGTGATGGCTCTTTCACTGTAGGGAAATTTCCCTGCACCTTCCTCCTCTGTAAATATCTCTCATGCAAAATGCCCCCGATTAAACAACtttccttaatttcttttttctttttattattattattattatcatcatcaaaatggAGGCATCACTGTTGAATGGCCATGCTGCCAATTGACACAAACAGCTAAGCACACCTGGAATTATTAGCTTGGAAAAGGTTGAAGATTCTCATATTCTTTAAGCATACAGCTATAGccaatgaaagaaaaaaatggttcCTTTTCAGGACTGCTTGAGCCTTGAGCCAGCCATCATAATCGCAACTTTGCGCTGTCTTTTTCTTCTGTTCTGATTCAAATTCAGCAGTTGCAAGACTTTTCAGCTTTATTTCCTTAAAGCAGATCTCCTTTACAACCCCAATgccaaaattaaacataacaaGTTAACAGCACACGGAAATAAGTTGAACCAGAATGGAGAAACAAAAATCCTGCTCGAACATTCATCAAGTTTTATGCTCTATAGGATGTTTTATTACGAGCTTCCAGTATTATATTTCaatcaaaatttcatttttacttcaatAATCACACACCGAAACAAATGTaactcaaattttctttttccagaAAACACAGAGAAGGCAAACAGATTAGAAGAACTCTGACTTTAAGAATTTGATAATCAATCTGTATATACATTAAAGATCATAGGAAAAAGGAACTAGTACTAAAGTCATCACGGGATAAATCCCTGAACCAATCTAAACATAAAGGGCCAGTGTTAGAGCCTTTGTTATAGATTTCTAAAATCTGTCACAGTCACAGAAAAACACTTACACACAGAGGTTCCAATTCTATGCTTCATGCTTAACCTGCAACTGCAAGagtctaaaaacaaaaaaacagacCTTTTAGCCGGAGATTGAAGAGAAGCAACTCTCGGATCGAATCAATTGCAGGGTTTTAACCCCGAGAGCTCCCGTAGAGTTCGATCGGAGCGGCTTGGGAGAATCGAGGCTCCGGCGGAGGAGGCGTCCCATGGCGAAGATGGGGTGCTCAGTTTCGTTGAGAACGGTGGATGATCGGAACTCTCTACAGAAAGTGATGTGGCGGTCCAGGGCTTCTTCGGTGGTGATGACACTTTCTGATCTTACCACCTCGTGTTTCACAGCCTCCACACACAGCCCACAGAGCCACCGACCCTGGTACCTCTGACGCACCCTCGAGATGTACGCAGGGGTGCATTCCTCTGTGAACCCGCACGAGTCGCATTTCACGCACTCCACTTCCACCTGAGACACAATTTTCAGTGAGGACGAACTCTGAGTCTCTGACCCTGAAATTGCCATGCCTTGTTGGTGTTGCCGGAACAGAACTTGCAAGATCACACACACCCTCTCTCTCTTAATAATGATGTGTTGAGGGAAGAAGAGAGTGAGTCAACACAGATTTGTGTTGTCCTATGCTAACAAACTAATGTTAGAAAACTGTGTCACACAAACAATAACTTATTTCTTAGTATAAATAAATACGcctcatattcatatataatatcAGGCTCCTTCAAATGGATTAGACATGAGTCACTCACCACCTTTTAACTTGTCACTTTGGTGTTTTCTGTTGCCACGTGTCTCTCCAAGCATATCGCAGCATGGACAACCAGCGAGATTGTCTGGTAGTAGATCGCTCTCACTTTGTTTCATTTGGCCacatttttctgattttttaacCCTTTTAGTTTATCTTGTTAATCCGATAAACAGAAACTTAGAAAA contains:
- the LOC114175329 gene encoding uncharacterized protein LOC114175329; this translates as MAISGSETQSSSSLKIVSQVEVECVKCDSCGFTEECTPAYISRVRQRYQGRWLCGLCVEAVKHEVVRSESVITTEEALDRHITFCREFRSSTVLNETEHPIFAMGRLLRRSLDSPKPLRSNSTGALGVKTLQLIRSESCFSSISG
- the LOC114175328 gene encoding protein LURP-one-related 6-like, yielding MTANTNTTPIVGKLYCSSSQTVHVVRKRPHVVNGGGFVVMDSSGQRVLFRVDGCGVRGKKGDLILREGDGDALLLMLRKGGIVEALSIYKKWKGYSLDYEGTRKLVFSLREPNSCLFKNKAIRIFTRNRGCDFKISGYFPDKCCSIVDSKGNEVAQVRVMKEVEELVENKDLYHVVVKPGMDQAFVFGVIAILDHIYGESTHC